One part of the Leucobacter triazinivorans genome encodes these proteins:
- a CDS encoding ABC transporter permease: MKKTETIALQQVAQEPPVKSRVLSLISFRNISAIYIFVVLFVIFALITPKTFLTAGTWLVLLDAQSITVLAAIAVLVPLVCGVFNLAIGAEVGFAVIFVAVLQVKLDLPWGLAAPLAILAGALIGIISGLLVTKAKIDSFIATLGMSSVLTAALAYLSESRQIIGLQDGFRMLATSGIPLSAANPNFKISTPVFIMLFVALLVWFVLERTPFGRRMYAVGYNPDGARLSGVNVDRIKIISLVVGGIIASLAGTLLASRINAGDPTVGPDMLLPALTAVFLGSTQFRGGRFNVWGTVVSVYVLAVGIKGLQLLGAQGWVSDLFNGVALLAAVGLSKWERTSRRAGAIRRVLPFRKKSSA; the protein is encoded by the coding sequence ATGAAGAAGACGGAAACCATCGCGTTGCAGCAGGTGGCGCAGGAGCCGCCGGTGAAGAGTCGGGTGCTCTCCCTGATCTCCTTCCGCAACATCAGCGCGATCTACATCTTCGTGGTGCTGTTCGTGATCTTCGCGCTGATCACCCCGAAGACCTTCCTCACGGCGGGTACCTGGCTCGTGCTCCTCGACGCGCAGTCGATCACGGTGCTGGCCGCGATCGCGGTGCTTGTGCCGCTGGTCTGCGGCGTGTTCAACCTCGCCATCGGCGCAGAGGTCGGATTCGCCGTGATCTTCGTCGCAGTACTGCAGGTGAAGCTCGACCTGCCGTGGGGCCTCGCGGCACCGCTCGCGATCCTCGCGGGCGCGCTCATCGGCATCATCTCCGGCCTGCTCGTGACGAAGGCGAAGATCGACTCGTTCATCGCCACTCTCGGCATGAGCTCCGTGCTGACCGCCGCCTTGGCCTACCTGTCCGAGAGTCGACAGATCATCGGGCTGCAGGACGGCTTCCGCATGCTTGCGACCAGTGGCATCCCGCTCTCAGCGGCGAACCCCAACTTCAAGATCAGCACGCCGGTGTTCATCATGCTCTTCGTCGCCCTCCTCGTCTGGTTCGTGCTGGAGCGCACACCGTTCGGCCGCCGGATGTACGCCGTGGGGTACAACCCGGACGGCGCCAGGCTGTCGGGCGTGAACGTCGACCGCATCAAGATCATCTCCCTCGTCGTCGGTGGCATCATCGCTTCGCTCGCCGGCACTCTCCTCGCCTCGCGGATCAACGCCGGCGACCCCACCGTCGGGCCGGACATGCTTCTCCCCGCGCTCACCGCGGTCTTTCTCGGATCGACGCAGTTCCGCGGTGGACGATTCAACGTGTGGGGCACCGTCGTCTCCGTGTACGTGCTGGCCGTCGGCATCAAGGGCTTGCAGCTGCTCGGCGCCCAGGGCTGGGTGAGCGACCTGTTCAACGGCGTTGCGCTGCTCGCCGCGGTCGGGCTCTCGAAGTGGGAGCGCACCTCCCGGCGCGCGGGCGCGATTCGCCGAGTCCTGCCCTTCCGTAAGAAGTCCTCCGCCTGA
- a CDS encoding DMT family transporter, with protein sequence MAQRASHARSAAIAIAAAIAAGVGVSAQTSVNGHVNVVVDSAVLATAINHSSALVLATAFALVTGAFPRARATLRSQQVRLRPWWFLGGLMGFVGVLIVISVTPVLGVVVVGVAVTLGQLAGSVIADSGGLGPGGRRPLTAFRAIGIVVAIAAIAVGAIGRIALDNVWLVPLIVLSGALIAIQQAANAWLVVVTGEFSVMSVINFSVTLVFVLIALLISASTSDIDFAAIPYWAPLGGVLGAVIGVVSALTVRTVGVLSVMLCVAAGQALGGIVLDLVVPVDRVGLTAASVCSAVLAVLAVTIASLHAGPRASRRRGRRSLAPALPQEAH encoded by the coding sequence ATGGCGCAACGTGCATCGCACGCGCGGTCCGCGGCGATCGCCATCGCCGCGGCGATCGCCGCCGGAGTCGGCGTTTCTGCTCAGACCTCGGTGAACGGCCACGTCAATGTCGTCGTCGACTCCGCAGTGCTCGCGACGGCGATCAACCACAGCAGCGCGCTCGTGCTCGCCACAGCGTTCGCTCTGGTGACCGGGGCCTTCCCCCGCGCCCGCGCGACGCTGCGCAGTCAGCAGGTCCGGCTGCGCCCCTGGTGGTTCCTCGGCGGCCTGATGGGGTTCGTCGGCGTGCTCATCGTGATCTCCGTCACTCCCGTGCTCGGTGTCGTGGTCGTCGGCGTCGCCGTCACCCTCGGGCAGCTCGCCGGGTCGGTGATCGCCGATTCCGGCGGGCTCGGCCCGGGCGGACGGCGTCCGCTGACCGCGTTCCGCGCGATCGGCATCGTCGTCGCCATCGCGGCGATCGCCGTCGGCGCGATCGGGCGGATCGCGCTCGACAACGTCTGGCTGGTGCCGCTGATCGTTCTCTCGGGTGCGCTCATCGCGATTCAGCAGGCTGCGAACGCCTGGCTCGTGGTCGTCACCGGCGAGTTCTCCGTGATGTCCGTCATCAACTTCTCCGTCACGCTCGTCTTCGTGCTGATCGCTCTGCTGATCTCGGCGTCGACCAGCGACATCGACTTCGCAGCGATCCCGTACTGGGCGCCGCTGGGCGGGGTCCTCGGCGCGGTGATCGGCGTCGTCTCTGCGCTTACCGTGCGAACCGTCGGGGTGCTGAGCGTGATGCTCTGCGTGGCGGCCGGGCAGGCGCTCGGCGGTATCGTCCTCGACCTCGTCGTCCCGGTCGATCGTGTCGGGCTCACCGCAGCCTCCGTTTGCAGCGCTGTGCTCGCTGTCCTCGCTGTCACGATCGCGAGTCTGCACGCCGGGCCCCGCGCCTCGCGCCGGCGCGGCCGCCGATCCCTGGCTCCCGCACTCCCGCAGGAGGCGCACTGA
- a CDS encoding zinc-binding dehydrogenase, whose amino-acid sequence MARRVRAALAEIGATEFRVAEIRLRDPGPRDVVVELAASAFCISDWIALRGDMGLEENGTLPAVLGHSAVGTITEVGAESALLPGTRVVLTATPECGACFWCLAGRIDQCAGLFTGAPVLGTLADGREVFAPGATGAYAEATVIRDTQVWPVDDELPDAWLAMLGCGIVSGAGAVVNVAQVTPGSSVLVVGCGQIGLWMIQAARILGATTIIAAETSPARAALAARVGATRVVDPSTESLLDVVRAETGGRGADFGFDAGGTTDAVEQAFLGTRNGGVTTLTSYVARDTRVSLPLYDLALRGRDVRSSQSGRLDMRRDIARLLPWLADGSFDVRAMLGGIRPLDEIALTLAAARERREITPIISFSH is encoded by the coding sequence ATGGCGCGGCGCGTGCGCGCGGCGCTCGCCGAGATCGGGGCGACCGAATTCCGGGTCGCCGAGATCCGGCTGCGCGATCCCGGCCCACGCGACGTCGTCGTCGAACTCGCCGCGAGCGCGTTCTGCATCAGCGACTGGATCGCCCTGCGCGGCGATATGGGGCTGGAAGAGAATGGCACGCTGCCCGCAGTACTCGGCCACTCTGCCGTCGGCACAATCACCGAGGTCGGGGCGGAGTCGGCGCTCCTCCCGGGGACCCGCGTAGTGCTCACGGCCACGCCGGAGTGCGGCGCGTGCTTCTGGTGCCTCGCAGGGCGCATCGACCAGTGCGCCGGGCTCTTCACGGGCGCCCCTGTGCTCGGCACGCTCGCCGACGGTCGCGAGGTGTTCGCGCCGGGTGCGACCGGGGCATACGCTGAGGCAACGGTCATCCGCGACACGCAGGTGTGGCCCGTCGATGACGAGCTTCCGGACGCGTGGCTCGCCATGCTCGGCTGCGGCATCGTCTCCGGCGCCGGAGCGGTGGTCAACGTCGCCCAGGTGACCCCCGGCAGCTCGGTGCTGGTGGTCGGCTGCGGCCAGATCGGGCTGTGGATGATTCAGGCGGCGCGGATCCTCGGCGCGACGACGATCATCGCCGCCGAGACCTCCCCGGCGCGTGCTGCCCTCGCGGCCCGCGTCGGGGCGACCCGGGTCGTGGATCCCTCCACCGAGTCGCTGCTCGACGTCGTGCGTGCGGAGACCGGCGGTCGTGGCGCAGACTTCGGCTTCGACGCGGGCGGCACCACCGATGCGGTAGAGCAGGCATTCCTCGGCACCCGGAACGGCGGGGTGACGACCCTCACCTCGTATGTCGCCCGCGACACGCGGGTCTCGCTCCCGCTGTACGATCTGGCGCTGCGCGGGCGCGATGTGCGCAGCTCGCAAAGTGGCCGCCTCGACATGCGGCGCGACATCGCCAGGTTGCTCCCCTGGTTGGCAGACGGCAGCTTCGATGTCCGCGCTATGCTCGGCGGCATCCGTCCGCTCGACGAGATCGCCCTCACGCTCGCGGCGGCACGCGAGCGGCGAGAGATCACCCCGATCATCTCGTTCTCCCACTGA